Genomic segment of Gilliamella apis:
TTAAGAATACTACCAAACGCATGGCTAGGTACAACAATAAGTAAAATAGGTGCAGCAGCAACAGCAGTGGCTAAATTAGCTTCAATTTGCAGTTGCTCTGGGAAAGGGATATCAGGCAAAAACTGTCTATTTTGTCTATCATGCTGCAAAATAGCCATCTTATCTGGGTTATGTCCCCACAATAAGGTTTCATGGCCATTACGTGCTAGTAATATTGCTAGTGAGGTTCCATAAGAACCTGCGCCAATTACAGTCACTGCAGCATCTTTACTCATATATAATCCAATAGACTTTATTAATTAACTTAACAATTACGATTATTGTAAGGTTTCAGTTACACTATTTTGCGCTTGTTGTTCTTGTTGTTGTAAATAGTTAATGAACAATGCTTCAAAATTTACTGGCTCTAAATTAAGTTGTGGGAATGTCCCTTTATTCACTAGGCTTGAAATAACCTCACGCGCATAAGGGAATAAAATGTTTGGACAATAAGCACCAACACAATGTTGAATTTGTGCATCATCAAAACCAATAAGAGAGAAAATTCCTGATTGGGTAACTTCACAAATATACACAACTTCTTCTTGTTGTTTTACCGTTACGGTAACACGTAAAGAAACTTCATGCACTTCATCACTTAATGCTTGTGATGCTGAATTTAGCTCTAAATTCATTTCTGGTTGCCACTGCTTAGTAAAAATTTCAGGGACATTATTGGTTTCAAAAGAAACATCTTTAGTGTAAATACGTTGAATTGCAAATTGTGTTTCTGGTTGTTGTGTATTGTTTTGTTCTGTCATGATAAAACCTTATTTTAAAATTATATTATTTTCTAACTAATGGTA
This window contains:
- the secB gene encoding protein-export chaperone SecB; translated protein: MTEQNNTQQPETQFAIQRIYTKDVSFETNNVPEIFTKQWQPEMNLELNSASQALSDEVHEVSLRVTVTVKQQEEVVYICEVTQSGIFSLIGFDDAQIQHCVGAYCPNILFPYAREVISSLVNKGTFPQLNLEPVNFEALFINYLQQQEQQAQNSVTETLQ